From Brochothrix thermosphacta DSM 20171 = FSL F6-1036, a single genomic window includes:
- a CDS encoding LysR family transcriptional regulator, translated as MSITEFRILDMLAEELNMRKTAERLYISQPALSQRLQSIEARWEKQLFIRTRKGLLLTPQGEKIIEFARSVLEEEEQVLDELLAMEGVVQGTLKIYSGTIVAQRWLPHVFKEFIAQYPHVNIELDSGGSRRSQQAIADGEVHLAITRGESDWTGEKRFLFADNLCLVDKYNTTTAETLASDRPFIRFKTDSDYDQGIMDYWQQHFHRLPSKTLVVDQLETCKQMALSGIGYTILPELIIGKNTQLNVMPLVQEDGERLHRNTWLLGYKKSFQLPQVQAFVQLIERLDKEKGLLQIF; from the coding sequence ATGAGTATTACAGAATTTAGAATATTGGATATGTTAGCGGAAGAGTTGAACATGAGGAAAACCGCAGAACGCCTTTATATTTCACAACCAGCACTTTCACAAAGGCTTCAATCGATTGAAGCACGGTGGGAGAAACAGTTGTTTATTCGTACTCGAAAAGGGCTATTGCTAACACCACAAGGTGAAAAAATTATTGAGTTTGCTCGTTCTGTATTGGAAGAAGAAGAACAGGTACTTGATGAACTTTTAGCAATGGAAGGTGTTGTTCAAGGGACGTTGAAGATATATTCGGGTACAATTGTTGCTCAACGATGGCTGCCGCATGTTTTTAAAGAGTTTATCGCACAATACCCGCATGTTAATATCGAGCTTGATTCCGGCGGGAGCCGCCGTTCACAGCAAGCAATTGCAGATGGTGAAGTACACCTAGCAATTACTCGAGGAGAATCGGATTGGACAGGTGAAAAGCGCTTTTTGTTTGCAGATAACCTTTGCTTAGTCGATAAATATAATACGACAACAGCTGAAACATTGGCATCTGATCGTCCTTTTATTCGCTTCAAAACAGATTCTGATTATGATCAAGGAATAATGGATTATTGGCAACAACATTTTCATCGTTTACCTAGTAAAACATTGGTTGTTGATCAGCTTGAAACGTGTAAACAAATGGCTTTAAGTGGCATTGGGTACACGATTTTACCAGAACTCATTATCGGTAAAAATACGCAACTAAATGTGATGCCGTTGGTTCAAGAAGATGGCGAACGTTTACATCGTAATACGTGGTTGTTAGGGTATAAAAAAAGTTTCCAACTGCCACAAGTACAGGCGTTTGTACAATTAATTGAACGTTTGGATAAAGAAAAAGGACTATTGCAAATATTCTAA
- a CDS encoding YkuJ family protein, with the protein MSQLAGIIQRLNAMKEDDSVEVQQRRFEREGKAICEVKYYQATESFEIVILEEDQKYQFDNIDLAAIDIFELLQDAQ; encoded by the coding sequence TTGTCTCAATTAGCAGGTATTATACAACGTTTGAACGCTATGAAAGAGGACGATTCTGTTGAAGTACAACAACGTCGTTTTGAAAGAGAAGGAAAAGCAATTTGTGAAGTTAAATATTACCAAGCAACTGAATCATTCGAAATTGTTATTTTGGAAGAGGATCAAAAATATCAATTCGATAACATTGATTTAGCAGCAATTGATATCTTTGAATTATTACAAGATGCTCAGTAA
- the purE gene encoding 5-(carboxyamino)imidazole ribonucleotide mutase yields MTVKIGVIMGSTSDWPTMKLACDVLEQYGIDYEKKVVSAHRTPDLMFEYAEQARQRGIQIIIAGAGGAAHLPGMVAAKTTLPVIGVPIQSRALNGMDSLLSIVQMPGGVPVATVAIGEAGAKNAGLLAAQILGINDNDIATHLDDNRNDMRNTVIESSDFLE; encoded by the coding sequence ATGACTGTCAAAATTGGTGTGATAATGGGAAGTACATCGGATTGGCCAACAATGAAGTTGGCATGTGACGTATTGGAACAGTATGGGATTGATTATGAAAAAAAAGTAGTCTCAGCACATCGAACGCCAGATCTAATGTTTGAATATGCAGAGCAAGCGCGCCAACGAGGAATCCAGATAATTATTGCGGGTGCGGGTGGTGCTGCACATCTTCCAGGCATGGTAGCAGCTAAAACAACGCTCCCAGTGATCGGTGTCCCGATTCAATCACGTGCACTCAATGGAATGGATTCACTTTTATCCATTGTACAAATGCCAGGTGGTGTCCCTGTTGCAACAGTAGCGATTGGTGAAGCTGGTGCTAAAAATGCAGGGCTGCTTGCAGCTCAAATTTTAGGGATTAATGACAATGACATTGCCACCCACTTAGATGACAATCGAAATGATATGCGAAATACAGTGATAGAAAGTAGTGATTTTCTTGAATAA
- the cbpB gene encoding cyclic-di-AMP-binding protein CbpB codes for MNNSLKEEFELAMEDYVIPASKVAHVFEDNSLEHALLVLTNTGYTLIPVLDYDNKYIGMINNAGIMNDIMGVESILFENLPEVKVSNVVIRDYPVLRVGFSFEILLKHLIDHSFLCVVDDDNEFVGIVTRRVALKRLAKAIHQPVDQ; via the coding sequence ATGAATAACTCATTAAAGGAAGAATTTGAACTTGCAATGGAAGATTATGTTATTCCAGCAAGCAAAGTAGCACATGTCTTTGAAGATAATAGTCTTGAACATGCTCTACTTGTATTAACAAACACGGGTTATACGTTAATCCCTGTTTTAGATTATGATAACAAGTATATTGGTATGATTAATAACGCCGGTATTATGAATGATATAATGGGCGTTGAAAGTATTTTGTTTGAAAATTTACCAGAAGTAAAAGTTTCTAATGTAGTTATACGTGATTATCCAGTGTTACGTGTAGGTTTTTCATTTGAAATTTTATTAAAACATTTAATTGATCACTCTTTCTTATGTGTGGTTGATGATGATAACGAATTTGTCGGTATTGTAACACGTAGGGTTGCACTTAAGCGTTTAGCGAAAGCTATTCATCAGCCTGTTGATCAGTAA
- a CDS encoding PTS sugar transporter subunit IIA, whose product MFKKLFGKEKAITNEKIVSPVTGVLIKIEEVPDPVFAQKMMGEGVGVQPTNGIVVAPVDGEIIQIAEKSKHAFGIRSALGQEILVHIGLETVAMEGEGFKTLVKLGDHVKAGQPIIEADLELIKEKAASTVIPVVVTNSSNNEYDFVWTEPGNVTAGETVIFETTAK is encoded by the coding sequence ATGTTTAAAAAATTATTCGGTAAAGAAAAAGCAATCACAAATGAAAAAATTGTATCACCAGTAACAGGTGTATTAATTAAGATTGAAGAAGTTCCAGACCCAGTATTTGCTCAAAAAATGATGGGTGAAGGTGTTGGTGTTCAACCAACAAACGGTATCGTTGTAGCACCAGTAGACGGCGAAATTATTCAAATTGCAGAAAAAAGCAAACATGCTTTTGGTATCCGCTCTGCACTTGGACAAGAAATTCTTGTACACATTGGTTTAGAAACAGTGGCAATGGAAGGTGAAGGCTTTAAGACACTTGTTAAATTAGGCGATCACGTTAAAGCTGGTCAACCAATCATCGAAGCTGATCTTGAATTAATTAAAGAAAAAGCAGCTTCAACAGTTATTCCAGTTGTTGTTACTAATAGTAGCAATAACGAATATGACTTTGTATGGACTGAACCAGGTAATGTAACAGCTGGTGAAACAGTTATTTTTGAAACAACAGCAAAATAA
- a CDS encoding AEC family transporter, with amino-acid sequence MAILMQGAEGILTILVMIGLGYYLCSRKWFDERTTGVIVRLVIVVSLPMYMIYNILTDFTRDKLIDLVPGLMYPLLSMGILFIVSLLMTRIFRVRKGRRGTFASMFLNSNTLFIGLPVNLALFGTSSLPYVLIYFMANTLCFWTLGVYLISKDGENSEMGKPSVKTVLSRVFSPPFIAFLVAILLLLLNVQFPKFIMDDMKYIGGMTTPLSMIFIGICIYRAGIENVRLSKDAFGILLGRFIIAPAIMIGLVYFADIPMLMKEVFIIQSAMPVMTNAPVIARASGADADYAAIMVTLSTLSALVAIPFLLFAVSKIPF; translated from the coding sequence ATGGCTATACTTATGCAAGGCGCAGAAGGGATATTAACGATTCTAGTAATGATAGGGTTAGGATATTACCTATGTAGTCGAAAGTGGTTTGACGAGCGCACAACGGGTGTTATCGTACGTTTAGTAATTGTGGTATCTTTACCGATGTATATGATTTACAATATTCTCACCGATTTCACAAGAGATAAACTAATTGACCTTGTTCCTGGTTTGATGTATCCGTTATTATCAATGGGAATATTATTCATTGTGTCATTGTTAATGACGCGGATATTTCGTGTAAGAAAGGGACGACGTGGTACGTTTGCGTCGATGTTTTTAAACTCAAATACATTATTTATCGGTCTTCCTGTTAACCTCGCGTTATTTGGGACAAGTAGTTTACCGTATGTTCTAATTTATTTTATGGCAAATACGCTTTGTTTTTGGACATTAGGTGTTTATTTGATTAGTAAGGATGGCGAAAACAGTGAAATGGGTAAACCATCGGTTAAAACAGTTTTATCACGTGTTTTTTCGCCCCCTTTTATCGCTTTTTTAGTGGCTATTTTACTTTTATTATTAAATGTCCAATTTCCTAAATTTATTATGGATGATATGAAATACATTGGTGGAATGACAACTCCGTTATCAATGATCTTTATTGGTATTTGTATTTATCGGGCAGGAATTGAAAATGTTCGTTTATCAAAAGATGCCTTTGGGATTCTATTAGGTCGTTTCATAATTGCGCCAGCAATAATGATTGGGCTCGTATACTTTGCAGATATACCCATGCTGATGAAAGAGGTGTTTATTATCCAATCAGCTATGCCAGTAATGACAAATGCACCTGTCATTGCGCGAGCGAGTGGTGCGGATGCAGATTATGCTGCAATCATGGTCACGCTGAGTACTTTGTCTGCTTTGGTAGCCATCCCATTTTTATTATTTGCTGTTTCAAAAATCCCGTTTTAA
- a CDS encoding P-II family nitrogen regulator yields MVEETGIFKVEIITRDGKFYELQKALKEVGITGITVTNALGTGLQKGELELYRGVKHDSSVFERIKIEIVVHDVPVDTVIDVTKHVLGTGQPGDGKIFVYPIVRVVDIRTGNEGRDAL; encoded by the coding sequence ATGGTAGAGGAAACAGGTATCTTTAAAGTTGAAATTATTACACGAGATGGTAAGTTTTATGAGCTGCAAAAAGCATTAAAGGAAGTTGGTATTACTGGGATCACTGTAACAAATGCATTAGGGACAGGTTTGCAAAAAGGTGAACTGGAACTATATCGTGGTGTGAAACATGATTCTAGCGTGTTTGAACGCATCAAAATCGAAATCGTCGTTCATGATGTCCCAGTCGATACAGTGATTGATGTTACCAAACATGTTTTGGGTACAGGGCAACCTGGAGATGGTAAAATATTTGTTTATCCCATTGTTAGAGTCGTGGACATTAGAACAGGAAATGAAGGACGCGACGCATTATAA
- a CDS encoding mechanosensitive ion channel family protein produces MSETFSNEVTNQITRFNTTFNNIDWSNIIDTIINGLLSLIFTVIIYYIVRAIGQRIIRKIFDSYSKRENVSENRSNTLLSLIENAFRYILMFILSVSVLSTFNVDVRAIIASAGIVGLAVAFGAQGLVSDVVTGFFILLERQLDVGDNITVGEIKGTVELLGLRTTQIRDLNGTIHFIPNREIMVVSNHSRGNMLALVRIQINPNEDIDKALAAIEETTREYTRNNANIVDTPVVSGIVGYEQGNFVVTISTNTVNGSQFVVSNELYQKVYQNFQAKKLLMPLSIAPTT; encoded by the coding sequence TTGAGTGAGACTTTCTCAAATGAAGTAACAAATCAAATTACACGTTTCAATACCACTTTTAATAATATTGATTGGTCAAACATTATTGATACCATTATTAATGGTCTGCTATCCCTGATTTTCACAGTAATCATTTACTATATCGTACGCGCTATTGGGCAAAGGATTATTCGTAAAATTTTCGACAGTTATAGCAAGCGTGAAAATGTCAGCGAAAATCGTTCAAATACACTTTTAAGTCTAATTGAAAATGCTTTTCGTTATATCTTGATGTTTATCTTGAGCGTTAGTGTATTGAGTACATTTAACGTAGACGTACGTGCCATCATCGCTAGTGCGGGTATCGTCGGTTTAGCAGTGGCTTTTGGTGCCCAAGGCTTAGTAAGTGATGTTGTCACTGGTTTCTTTATTCTATTGGAACGTCAACTCGATGTGGGTGACAATATCACAGTTGGAGAAATTAAAGGGACTGTTGAGTTATTGGGGTTACGTACAACACAAATCAGAGATCTCAACGGGACAATTCATTTTATTCCCAATCGTGAAATTATGGTCGTAAGCAATCATTCTCGTGGGAATATGTTGGCGCTTGTGCGTATTCAAATTAACCCAAATGAAGATATTGATAAGGCTCTTGCTGCAATCGAGGAAACTACTCGTGAGTACACGAGAAATAATGCAAATATCGTCGATACACCTGTTGTGTCTGGTATTGTCGGTTATGAACAAGGTAACTTCGTTGTGACGATTTCAACTAATACAGTAAATGGATCACAATTTGTTGTTAGCAATGAACTTTATCAAAAAGTGTATCAAAACTTCCAAGCAAAAAAACTATTGATGCCTCTATCAATCGCACCAACAACATAA
- the dapD gene encoding 2,3,4,5-tetrahydropyridine-2,6-dicarboxylate N-acetyltransferase — MKQMDANEIIKFIQESKKSTPVKVYLKGDLDKITYPDSIKDFVQSTSGVIFGEWDVVEPFLTENAAHISDYVLENDRRNSAIPEVDLKKFNARIEPDVMIRDQVEIGDNAVIMMGALINIGAVIGKNTMIDMNVTLGGRATVGDNCHIGAGTVLAGVIEPPSAQPVIVEDDVLIGANCTVLEGVRIGKGSVVAAGAVVIKDVEPGTVVAGIPAREIKKIDDKTRSKTEIMSALREL; from the coding sequence ATGAAGCAAATGGATGCAAATGAAATTATTAAATTTATTCAAGAAAGCAAAAAATCAACACCGGTAAAGGTTTACCTTAAAGGTGATTTAGATAAAATAACTTATCCTGACTCTATTAAAGACTTTGTTCAATCAACTTCAGGTGTTATTTTTGGTGAATGGGATGTTGTAGAACCATTCCTTACAGAAAACGCTGCTCATATCTCTGATTATGTTTTAGAAAATGACCGTCGTAATTCAGCAATTCCAGAAGTAGACTTGAAAAAATTCAATGCTCGTATTGAGCCTGATGTTATGATTCGTGATCAAGTTGAAATCGGTGATAATGCTGTCATCATGATGGGAGCATTGATTAATATCGGTGCTGTTATCGGTAAAAACACTATGATTGATATGAACGTTACTCTTGGAGGTCGTGCGACAGTTGGCGATAACTGTCATATCGGTGCAGGTACTGTTCTTGCAGGCGTTATTGAGCCGCCATCAGCACAACCAGTCATTGTTGAAGATGATGTATTAATTGGCGCTAATTGTACTGTATTAGAAGGCGTTCGTATTGGTAAAGGTTCTGTTGTTGCAGCCGGAGCGGTTGTCATTAAAGATGTAGAACCAGGAACAGTGGTTGCCGGTATTCCAGCACGTGAAATTAAGAAAATTGATGATAAAACACGTTCTAAAACAGAAATTATGTCGGCATTACGCGAACTGTAA
- a CDS encoding N-acetyldiaminopimelate deacetylase has product MNLTDLQKIRRDLHQIPELGYEEFKTQAYLLDYLSQLPQANMVVKKWRTGLLVRISGTDSKKTIGYRADMDGLPIVEETGLAYASKHLGKMHACGHDMHMTIALGVITNIVTAPLQNDVVFYFQPAEENPGGAQPMLASDEMKEWWPDQILALHVAPEYEVGKIALKPGLLFANTSELFVNFTGKGGHAAYPHKANDMVVAACEFVSQVQSIISRNIDPLDSAVITIGKVAAGNTMNIISETAAIEGTIRTLSKETMAIVNARIAQLIEGMSIAYDCKIERLERPAYMQVYNNEQVTKEFIDHLEKQFPEAYVPCREAMTGEDFGYMLDKIPGLMFWLGIDTPYGLHHSKMSPTEEALPFAVGVITSYLKSLDK; this is encoded by the coding sequence ATGAACTTAACTGACTTGCAAAAAATACGCCGTGATTTACATCAAATTCCTGAATTGGGATATGAAGAATTTAAGACACAAGCGTATTTATTGGATTATCTTTCACAACTGCCACAAGCGAATATGGTCGTGAAAAAATGGCGTACGGGATTACTTGTACGTATTTCAGGAACAGATTCAAAAAAAACGATTGGTTACCGTGCCGATATGGATGGACTTCCAATCGTTGAAGAAACAGGGTTAGCGTATGCCTCTAAACATCTGGGGAAAATGCATGCCTGTGGTCATGATATGCATATGACAATCGCGTTAGGTGTCATTACAAATATCGTAACGGCCCCTCTTCAAAACGATGTTGTTTTTTATTTTCAACCAGCAGAAGAAAATCCTGGTGGTGCTCAACCAATGTTGGCATCGGATGAGATGAAAGAATGGTGGCCAGATCAAATACTTGCCTTACATGTGGCTCCTGAATATGAAGTAGGGAAAATCGCTTTGAAGCCAGGATTGTTATTTGCCAATACGAGTGAGCTATTTGTTAATTTCACTGGTAAAGGTGGACATGCGGCGTATCCTCATAAAGCGAATGACATGGTAGTTGCCGCTTGTGAATTTGTATCACAAGTGCAATCGATTATCAGTCGTAATATTGACCCACTAGACAGTGCAGTTATTACGATCGGTAAAGTTGCGGCTGGGAACACCATGAATATTATTTCAGAAACAGCTGCGATAGAAGGAACGATTCGAACATTATCAAAAGAAACAATGGCGATTGTTAATGCACGCATTGCTCAATTGATCGAGGGGATGTCAATTGCCTATGATTGTAAAATTGAGCGTTTGGAGCGTCCCGCCTATATGCAAGTCTACAATAACGAACAAGTAACCAAGGAATTTATCGATCATTTAGAAAAACAATTTCCTGAGGCCTATGTTCCTTGTCGTGAAGCAATGACAGGAGAAGATTTTGGTTATATGTTAGATAAAATTCCTGGGTTAATGTTTTGGTTAGGCATTGATACGCCATACGGATTGCATCATTCTAAAATGTCACCAACTGAAGAGGCGTTACCTTTTGCAGTGGGTGTTATTACAAGTTACTTGAAAAGTTTAGACAAATAA
- the purK gene encoding 5-(carboxyamino)imidazole ribonucleotide synthase, which produces MNKQLYPGQTIGIIGGGQLGKMLALSAKSNGFYVIVLDPVANCPCAQVSDEQIVADYDDKTALKQLAQRADVLTYEFENIDYNALQAVENKTIVAPNAEILSITQDRILEKTFLTDLSINVAPFAVIVDRTDIDAKIAGIGFPSVLKTSNGGYDGKGQVVMQDEQDIEEAAKLLQYGPCVLEAWIPFDSEASILVSRNHSGDIQLFPVVENEHRDNILHLTIAPARLSAEVILQAESIATKLAQKTGLVGTLAIELFIGKNEAVYVNELAPRPHNSGHYSIEACDFSQFEQHIRAIADWPLQRPQLLKKAIMVNVLGQHVDKVYAAIPHHPDWHIHMYGKDAAKHNRKMGHITLLTNDVESALEDLKNTRIWD; this is translated from the coding sequence TTGAATAAACAGTTGTATCCAGGTCAAACAATTGGTATTATCGGTGGTGGGCAACTTGGAAAAATGCTTGCTCTATCAGCAAAATCAAACGGTTTTTATGTAATAGTACTTGATCCAGTGGCAAATTGCCCTTGTGCACAAGTGAGTGATGAACAGATTGTTGCCGACTATGATGATAAAACAGCGCTTAAACAATTGGCGCAACGTGCAGATGTCCTCACTTATGAATTCGAAAACATTGATTACAATGCGCTTCAAGCTGTTGAGAATAAAACAATAGTAGCACCAAATGCAGAGATACTATCGATTACGCAAGATCGTATTTTAGAAAAAACATTTTTGACTGACTTGAGCATAAATGTGGCACCATTTGCTGTTATTGTTGATCGTACAGATATTGATGCAAAAATTGCAGGCATTGGTTTCCCATCTGTGCTTAAAACAAGTAACGGTGGTTACGATGGTAAAGGGCAAGTAGTTATGCAAGATGAGCAGGATATTGAAGAAGCTGCAAAACTATTGCAATACGGACCATGTGTACTTGAAGCATGGATTCCATTTGATTCAGAAGCTTCAATTCTTGTATCGCGTAATCATTCGGGAGACATTCAATTGTTCCCAGTCGTTGAAAACGAACATCGCGATAACATTTTACATTTAACGATTGCACCGGCTCGATTATCGGCTGAAGTCATTTTACAAGCTGAAAGTATTGCGACTAAGTTAGCGCAAAAAACAGGCTTGGTTGGTACGTTAGCCATTGAGTTGTTTATCGGTAAAAATGAGGCAGTTTATGTTAATGAATTAGCACCACGTCCGCATAATTCAGGTCATTATTCGATTGAAGCATGTGATTTTTCACAATTTGAACAACACATTAGAGCAATTGCAGATTGGCCATTACAGCGTCCACAATTATTAAAAAAAGCAATAATGGTTAATGTATTAGGACAACATGTTGATAAAGTATATGCAGCAATTCCACATCATCCAGATTGGCATATTCATATGTATGGTAAAGATGCGGCTAAGCACAATCGTAAAATGGGGCATATCACTTTGTTAACGAATGATGTTGAGTCAGCGCTAGAAGATTTAAAAAACACCCGTATTTGGGATTAA
- a CDS encoding ammonium transporter, with protein sequence MADTGFVFICALLVWLMTPGLAFFYGGMGQTKNVLSTAMYSFSAIVVVSILWVIVGYSLAFSPGNLFFGGFDYVWLKDVGYSIPKEGIPDVLNMMFQLTFCAVTVAIISGAVAERMNFTAWLLFISLWVLLVYTFVAHWVWGGGFIDEKIGALDFAGGTVVHIASGVAGLVLALMLGKRKEIALPHNLTLVGLGATLVWLGWYGFNTGSALGLTDIAMHAFVNTNTAAVFGIVAWVGIEWIVIKKPTFLGTMSGALAGLVGITPAAGFVTITGAMCIGLLTAAGCYWAIAYLKPRLGYDDALDAFGLHGIGGTIGALLTGVFATSSVGGTDGLFSGNPMLVWDQFLAVIITIAFVAVMTYLIAKVVSFITPLRVNQKAEQTGLDVTIHGERAYRE encoded by the coding sequence ATGGCAGATACAGGATTTGTTTTTATATGTGCACTACTAGTATGGTTGATGACGCCGGGGTTAGCATTTTTTTATGGCGGTATGGGGCAAACTAAAAATGTGTTAAGTACCGCGATGTATAGTTTTTCTGCAATCGTAGTTGTTTCTATTTTATGGGTGATTGTCGGATATAGTTTGGCATTTTCACCAGGTAATTTATTTTTTGGAGGCTTTGATTATGTTTGGTTAAAAGACGTCGGTTATAGTATTCCTAAGGAAGGTATACCTGATGTGTTGAACATGATGTTCCAATTAACTTTTTGTGCTGTAACAGTTGCAATTATTAGTGGGGCTGTGGCAGAACGAATGAATTTTACAGCTTGGTTATTATTTATTAGTTTATGGGTATTGCTTGTTTATACTTTTGTAGCCCATTGGGTTTGGGGCGGAGGTTTTATTGATGAAAAAATCGGAGCGCTCGATTTTGCAGGTGGAACAGTTGTACATATTGCATCTGGAGTAGCAGGTTTAGTACTAGCACTGATGTTAGGCAAACGTAAAGAAATTGCGTTGCCGCATAATTTAACATTGGTCGGTTTAGGTGCAACGCTTGTTTGGTTAGGATGGTATGGTTTCAACACTGGGAGTGCGCTTGGGTTAACTGATATTGCTATGCATGCTTTCGTTAATACGAATACAGCAGCCGTTTTTGGTATTGTTGCTTGGGTAGGAATTGAATGGATTGTTATAAAAAAACCCACGTTTTTAGGCACAATGAGTGGTGCGTTGGCAGGGCTTGTAGGTATTACGCCAGCCGCAGGTTTTGTCACAATTACAGGGGCGATGTGTATTGGCTTACTAACTGCAGCAGGCTGTTACTGGGCGATTGCATACTTGAAACCTCGTCTTGGTTACGATGATGCTTTGGATGCGTTTGGATTACATGGTATTGGAGGAACAATTGGGGCGTTGCTAACAGGTGTGTTTGCAACTTCATCAGTCGGAGGCACGGATGGTCTTTTCAGCGGTAACCCCATGTTAGTATGGGATCAGTTTTTAGCAGTTATTATTACCATTGCTTTTGTTGCCGTGATGACATATCTAATTGCTAAAGTGGTATCATTTATTACACCGCTACGTGTCAATCAAAAAGCAGAGCAAACTGGTTTAGATGTAACGATACATGGTGAGCGTGCTTATCGAGAATAA
- a CDS encoding M42 family metallopeptidase — protein sequence MNNNTQQLFKTLTEMAAPSGFERPVRAFMKEQMAPNVDRFEQDGLGGLFGVKENAGAPRILVAGHMDEVGFIVTKITPNGMIKFDTLGGWSPHVLSAQRVQIVSDHGPVIGVIASVPPHLLSEAERNAPVKAANLLIDIGADNAEEVMESFGILPGYPIAPVSEFTPMANPKKILAKAWDNRYGVGLAIEAAEELKNIKLPHELYIGATVQEEVGLRGAEAAASMIKPEMFIALDASPANDTTGDKSQFGQLGGGFLLRIYDRTMITHRGLRDFMLETAKDNHIPYQYFVSPGGTDAGTVHKMEGGIPSAVIGLPSRYIHTSQSILHVDDYAAAKEMLLKLLPQLDATTIASIKENA from the coding sequence ATGAATAATAACACACAGCAATTATTTAAAACTTTGACTGAAATGGCAGCACCATCAGGATTTGAACGACCAGTACGTGCTTTTATGAAAGAGCAGATGGCACCGAATGTTGATCGTTTTGAACAAGATGGTTTAGGGGGCTTGTTTGGCGTAAAAGAAAATGCAGGAGCACCACGTATTTTAGTTGCCGGACATATGGATGAAGTTGGTTTTATTGTTACTAAAATTACACCTAATGGCATGATTAAATTTGATACGTTAGGTGGATGGAGTCCACATGTGTTGTCAGCACAACGCGTTCAAATCGTTTCTGACCATGGACCTGTAATCGGTGTTATTGCATCAGTGCCACCACATCTTTTATCTGAAGCAGAACGTAACGCACCAGTTAAAGCAGCTAACTTATTGATTGATATTGGTGCAGACAACGCTGAAGAAGTTATGGAATCATTTGGTATTTTACCAGGTTATCCAATCGCACCAGTTTCAGAATTCACACCTATGGCTAACCCAAAGAAAATTTTAGCGAAAGCATGGGATAATCGTTATGGTGTTGGTTTAGCAATTGAAGCAGCAGAAGAGTTGAAAAATATTAAATTACCGCATGAATTATATATCGGTGCGACAGTACAAGAAGAAGTTGGTCTTAGAGGCGCTGAAGCAGCAGCAAGCATGATTAAACCAGAAATGTTCATCGCATTAGATGCTTCACCAGCTAATGATACAACAGGCGATAAAAGTCAATTTGGTCAATTAGGCGGCGGATTCTTGTTACGTATCTATGATCGTACGATGATCACTCATCGAGGGTTACGTGATTTTATGTTAGAAACAGCGAAGGATAATCACATTCCTTATCAATACTTTGTATCGCCAGGCGGAACAGACGCTGGAACTGTTCATAAAATGGAAGGCGGAATTCCAAGTGCAGTAATTGGTTTGCCATCACGCTACATTCATACTAGTCAATCAATTTTACATGTGGATGATTATGCAGCAGCCAAAGAAATGCTCTTGAAATTATTACCACAATTAGATGCAACAACAATCGCATCAATTAAAGAAAATGCATAA